aggggggacagACAATCAATacccaacacaatcgacatagaagccacaacatacaagccaacatactccaagacaagacgccggattttgacttcagggataggcatggctattcccctacggtgtctccggataccgtcaggagagacgaaagcgctatctctgatctcgccggacacggattcgaggagcaaggctaccctgttgtcgactacgagtcagaccttcagaccgccatgtcgacaacagttagataggctaccccacatattgtactggtgtgattatggtgaataaaaagcaacatCGGCTTAGGGCTACCTGACCGCTCAGGGacccaaacctgtataaaaatcttcgtctccatctcttttacctcagtctcacaTGACATACAACACATGACATACAATTGAGTGGGACCCAGGCTAATGCCTTCTCTTACCATATACATTATAGCAAACAGTATAACTAATGCCGGGTCCCACCTTATTACCTAAGTAGACATTATACATTGAGCATGCCCTTACTAATAACGATTTACAGGcgaaatttataatttattttgttattagactatgtttaatatgTGTCCCGTATATTCGATGTTATATGCAGAAACTTTACATCCCTATGACTAAACAGGGCCGCCCATGATTGTAAAGCATCGTAATTCGTAAATGAAGTGAATTGGATCGAGTGACccaggtgggccccacgcggcagcgaCCCAGGCTCCAGTCTCTACTCCACGTCGACGGCTCGTTGACCCCCACCGGCTCGTGCGTTGGCGGTTTTGTCggtttccccctctctctccctctccctctccccctcgccgcgctcgcctcgcgtacgtacgtacgtcacGTCACGTAGCCGCctgcctcgcctcgccccgcgccgcgtcgccaaCTCCCCCAcatgccgccgcgccgccgcgctcccgaGCACCACCCACCCGCCACGCCCGCGCCCACGCGCCACCAGCTACGAGGCGGAGGCGTCCCCAGTGTAGCACCACCActatggcggcgcggcggaggcacgtggcggcgggggcgggggcgccggcgccggctgcggGGGAGTGGGCGGCGGTGACAGCCGGTGGCGGGGCTGCGTGGGCGTTGTCGCCGGTGGAGGAGGTCGGGACGAAGCAGGAGCTGATGCGGCGGACGGGGCTGCCGCCGCGGGACCTCCGCGCGCTCGACCCGGCgctgtcgtcggcggcgtcggcgtcgtcgtgccgcccGTCCGCCATCACGGGGCGGgaccgcgccgtcgtcgtcaacctgGACCGCGCCCGTGCCGTCATCACCGCGTCCGAGGTGCTCGTCCCGTCCCCGCGCGaccccgccgtcgcgccgctcgTCCGGGAGCTCCGCgcccgcctcgccctcgccgcctccccaacccccgcgccgtcgccgtcgccgccgcaggtgACACATGCATGCCCCCCACCCTACCTTCCTTCTTGCATTGCATCGTACGTCTTCTTCTTAAGCAAAAGCTCTGATCTCtcactccttttcttttcttttttgaaagcaTGGCATGGCGGTGGGGATGGACGGGAGCATCTCGCCATCGCAGGcgagccgcggcggcgaggaggccgccggCAACGGCAAGGATGGAGAAGCTCTGGGAGGAGGTGACAAGGCTCTGCCGTTCGAGTTCAGGGCGCTCGAGGTGTGCCTCGAGTTCGCCTGCAAGTCTCTCGAACATGAGGTGTGTGTTCTTCTACCTTGTCTCCATGCTTTTTACCTGCAGTGCTATCTCCATCTCCAATTCTCCATTCAGAATTGGATGGAAATGCAACCAATACCTGATCTTTAAGTGCAGTGTAGCTATGCATAAcatgcattaaaaaaaaagagatttgaAGAGAGATACatccctccaaacatttttCAAGAAGAAATTATAAGCGTATTGAAAATTAAACACGGAACCTTGGAGTTATAACCACTTACTCATTGCTACTGCACTATCAATTGCATCTCAACATGCAATTTGCTTGGGTTGAATTTACCATGAATAGTGAGTGGCTCACCAAACTATGCAAAAAGTTATGCATTGTTGTATATTTGTATTAGGTTTGACATTGTAATTGTAGACATATGTTCAATTCCTATCCACATTGATTTTTCTAGGTATGTCATATGATCTTTTAACACTCAACTAGACGTCCACTATCAGTATCTTGCACATGTATATGTCTTTCCTTGCTTTGGTTTATATCACCTtcagaaggggaaaaaaagaagtggATTTGTACCTTGCTACATTTCGACAATTCTTTAGCGGCATCCCTTCTAATCCAACCTTTTTTATTATATGAAAATGACTTTTGTTCTTCTGCCCTGCAAACATGCTTCTCCGATTTTCATGGTTGTTGAGATGATGCTAAGTATCCATGCCGTGCCGGTAACATTCAGTCATGTGTCTCACCCTTTTTTACTTCCTGATAGCACTATAACAATGTGAAGACAAAATTCATTTCTCGAGCACATTAAAACGGTAGTGTGTTTAGCAACTTAGCATTCAGGCAATTCTGCACTGAAATTGCAGTTCCTAAGAAAAATTTGCTTGATACATGATTGCATCAGACTTGCACATTGGAGAAAGAGGCATACCCAGCTTTAGATGAACTCACCTCCAAAGTCAGCACCCTCAATCTTGAGCGTGTGAGGCAAATCAAGAGCCGACTCGTCGCAATATCTGGCAAAGTTCAAAAGGTCAGCTTCAGTATATATACCACAAGCATATGTGAAACtgaaattacttcctccgtttcacaatgtaagactttctagcattgctaaTATTCATTAagatgttaataaatatagacatattaaattcattaacatctatatatatgtgggtaatgctagaaagtcttacattgtgaaacggagggagtaacatttatGTATACCATGGATCAGATAGTCCATTAGGAGTAATTCTGAAGTGTTTAAGTAACATTGCCATGTGTATCTCGTCTGACAGGTCAGGGATGAACTGGAACACTTGCTGGATGACGACATGGACATGGCAGCATTGCACCTAACGGAGAAGCTCGCTTACCAGTCATCAAGATTCGACATCGATAAAGAAGCAAGCGAGCTCGAAGATCACAGGTAAgaaatttttttcttccataGGTTGATGACACAAGTCGATATGCTTCATCCAACCGTTGTCAACATGCTACAGATGTGTCGTCTGAATGTCTGAAGCTCTGAATGCAGCAGCAGGGATGAAGAAGGAgtcgagggaggcggcggcggcgacggcgacgacgagacgatcgccggcggcggcagcttcaGCCCCAACACCGACGAGCTGGAGATCCTGCTGGAGTCCTACTTCGTGCAGATCGATGGCACCCTCAACAGCCTCTCCACCGTGAGTAGTTCCTCTCGCCGATGAACGTCAATCATATCTGGACGTCCACCCATTTATTGTATGTCAACtaaattattataatttttttttaaaaaaattaataagataaatcaatatataatatatcattcCACGAATATATAAGCTATCAATTGTAACAAAAGTGACAAATAAAACTCAAATTAgcagttaaatttgtttttttttacaacttataGAAGTAGAATTTACTTCTATAATTTAAACTtatatgtttgtgaagtgatatattatttattaaactatatgttaatttttttataaacatttaGTGGACATgtaataaacgggtggacgtccccTAGAgtgattagaatccatctcgATTTTTTTATAACCACTAAATGACCTGCATTAAACGGGTAGACATCCGCTCGAGTCATTAAAACAGATTCCCCTCTCTCGCCATTGCTAACGAAGGTGAAATTAACCATCTGaatttatctctctctctctcacggatGAAACTGAAGCTGAGGGAGTACGTGGAGGACACGGAGGACTACATCAACATGATGCTGGACGAGAAGCAGAACCAGCTGCTGCAGATGGGGATCCTGCTGTCGACGGGGACGCTGGTGTCCAGCTGCGCCATCGCCGTCACGGGGGTCTTCGGCATCAACGTCCACATCTCCCTCTACGActcccccgcctcctccgccgccttcccgtgcgccgccgccggcatcgtCGCCGGCAGCCTCGCGCTCtacctcgccgccctcctctgCTACAAGCGCGCCGGCATCCTCCAGTGACGTTATTACTAGTACTACATGTAaaagaaacattgtttttagtATTAACTGTGACCATGAGTGATTAAGAACGAGTAATTATGCGTGTGATAGTGTGATTACGGTGTTCTAGGCCTCTTTGTTTATATTTATTATTActacctctatcccataatataacccATAAAAAATGCATGGTCAAACTTAACACGGTCACTAATACTAATTTTTgtcttataatttctcatatattataataaggattatagtaataaaattataaccatatgaaagtaaatttaaatatcaattcaatgatataatttttagcaagtaaaattcaattcatactatacacaaaatattttgaagataAAATCTCAAAATGTGAACAcctaggatggagggagtagttttttttttaagtttactacttcctccgtcccaaaatataagaactttcGGTTAGATGAGACACATCCTAGTATGACGAATCTGGACGAAcgcatgtccagattcatcgtgCTGTACTATGATGTGTCTCATCCAaccaaaacttcttatattttgggataaagggaatatgatttataagccgacGAATTTAAAACCATGTGGAATGACATCTCTATATTTGACTATCTTacgctattttttttcaaactactactccctccgtaccaaaagaaaacttaaCTTATGgagtttgaattttgtcccacaaaaaaccaacttctaccaTACTACCTACCCTTAGCAATGCTTTATTACTTCGATACCATTTACCTATTTTAATGATGTGGGGTATTTTGATCATCTTCACTCTTTACTACTGTTGCATTGGGATGTTAGGGTTGGATTTTACATGGGATAGAGAAAGTAACTTTTAGAAAGTAATATAAAAATGATTTATGGCTTTAAATAAGAAAATGCTGTTTATCTGTTTAGATGACTTTTCGGTTCATAATAAACCGATTTATAAGTCTAAGTCTATACAAAGAGTATtcagggttggtttggtttatgGCTTAAATaggcattaccaaattttgtcagtgccaaattttgacaagttttggcatgattaattttggtaaggcaaagttgtgtttggattgaagccaaaatatgCTAAGTTtactattgaaatggcctattttcttaggcatgtcaAATTTCGggttcaaaccaaatagacactaacactattgaaattgtcaaatattgataagtctaatttagacctcaaaccaaaccaacccttgGTGTACAGGAGCTTAATGATGAACACTCTCACTGACAACCCTGGCCCAGACGTGTGTGCCCCAACTGTCAGTGTGTCACCAACAACCCAGCATCTACGGCCCCACGTGTACATTCCATTTTTCTCCTGAGCgcagcgatgacgacgaccagGAGCTGAGGagcagcaaaaaagaaaaaaaaatcgattagTTCACGCAAAAcccaaaaacgaaaaaaaaaaaatcttcattgAGTGTTAACTACGGAAAATATCTGACGAATTCGTCGCGAAATTTCGTCCTCTTTTTTTCGTCAGAAACGAACTAAGCAGCGGGGATCTCGGGATAGCGAATCCCCAGATTCGGACTCGATCTCGCTCCCCTCCGATGGTCCGTCTcccggctgccggcggcgacggcgacggcggcggcgacggcggcggcgtcctcaaCCTGACCTAGGTACGAACAAGtctcgagctctctctctctcttttttcccccttACGCATCCAGTATAGTTTGCGTGATCTGATCGTGGCGCATCTGTTCTtggcgatggatggatggattgggaGCAGAAGGAAGAAGGTGTGAATCTCTGCTTTCTCGcgcgatccggcggcggcgggatgcagTACCACCAGGGCGGCAGCCGCATGCCGCCgttcgcgcgcggcggcgcgtacAGCCGCGGCTACAAGCAGCTCtacgcgccgccgcagcagcagccgccgccgcaggacAAGCACGAGGTGCTCATGGAGGCGGGCCGCCTGGCGGCGGAGTACCTGGTGGCGAAGGGCGTGCTGCCGCCGGCCTCCCTGcagcgccgcggcgtcggcggcgggggatgGGTCCAGctcccgcctccgcccccgccacctccgccgccgcagggaACCCTGGCGTTCTATGGTGCCCAGAATGGCCGGCGGCGgttggatgatgatgatgatggtaaTCCTAACCCCCGCTCGCGGCGGACCCGCGGTGGTGAGAACAATAATGATGACAGTAGTAGTAGCTACAATGGTAGAGGGAAGAGGAAATTCGGTGCTTACAGTAGGCATTCGGATTGGGGGAGGGACAAGGGGAGGAGTAGGGGGAATTCGGATAGCCGGAGTTacgatgatgaggatgatgacggGCCTCCTGGTTATAGGAGagagcggcgaggtggtgggaGATTTGATGATGCTGGGAGTAGCATGTCGGGGGTGGCAGCGTCTAAGACGGAGGCCATGGGGGAGTCGGAGCTGGAGGATACTGGGTCGAAGGTGGGCTCTAGCAGTAATTTCAGGAAGGATGTCGATCCGCCACAAGAAGTGGAGGGCGTTGATAAGTTGAATAAGATTAATGAGGAGAGTAATCCATCAAATTCAGAGGTGGTGGAGCAAATGACTAATGGTGAGAGCACTAGTAATAATGCTTCTTGTATTGTTATTGATGAGGAACAGACGAAGGCAAAATATTTGCCTGTGCCCTCAGATGACAAGGTTTCAGATGAGAAGCCTGACGATAGTAGTGTTTTGAATGAGAAGATTGAAGATGACGAGACTTTAGCTGAGAAAGCTGAAGATGATAAGACTTCTGATGAGAGGGTACCAGGTGTGAAGAATAACTTGCGTGATGATTGTAATAATTTGCTGAGCTATTGCAGTTATCCAAATGTACCGACAAGGCGGCGATCAATAGTTGCACACAGGAATGCAGCACCAGCCCATAGGGAAGTTGCTGTTGCCGAACAGATTGATCTGGTTTCCTCTGAAGATGAAACCCATATGGCCACTGATGTTACAGGGCATGGCAGCTCCTTGACTAATACCCAGGAAGGCAACAAAGATGGCCTTGCCTGCTTGGAACATACCGATACAAGCACTACTTGCAATCAGATGGTGGAGCCAGTAAGATTCCAGACAGAGGAAACACAGATTGGAACTGATGATTTGAGAGGACAGAAAAACATTGAGCAACATTATGCAGTTCACGAATCTAGGGAGGAGAATATGTTACCTCCTAAAGTGGGTGTTCAGCAGCAAGTTGAGGAAGGAATGCAGATTTACAATGTTGATACACCGCCACAAGATGAAGACTTGATTGCTTCAGCTGATAAAGAGAAAGTAGCTGGTGTGGCATTATTACCTAGTATCAAAGCTGAAGCTGTTGTTGCGAAGGAAGAGGACAAGTTTGGTCAGTCAAGTTCATTTAAAATATGTGATCTAAACCTAGTTGGTAGTCCAGAGGTTGCTGAATTACGAAATGATCCTGGTTTGGGTCAATTCTCAACTGCTGGATGTTCAATGGAGCCACAAAATCAGCAACAAGAGTTTAGAAATACGGGTAACAGTGCAGATGATACCAACATGCATGCCCAAATTCCATTGCACAATAAGGTGGTTCAAGTTATTGATCTTGAAGATGACTCGCCAATTGAAGCTGGTGCATGTGATACTTCAAAAGCAAAGTGAGTTCCTTCCACCTCCCTCTTATTTGCTATGTCATTCTGCTTTTATATGAGTATAATTTTTTCTTTTGGTATTACGGTTTGATGATACAGTACCTAGCCTTAAAGGCTTGTCCCAGACTAGTTACTATTAGGCAACCAGTTTTGTGTAGCCAGCGATGAATGGTAGCTGGCCCAGACGCTCAGCAATACAAAAATACAGGGGTGACTGCCTTCTTCCAGTCGCTGCACAAGGAGAATGAGTCTAGGCCTTTGCTGTCTTCTTATTGTTGTTGCTTTTCATGTTCTGTAGGAGTGGCAGCTGAT
This window of the Oryza sativa Japonica Group chromosome 4, ASM3414082v1 genome carries:
- the LOC107275769 gene encoding putative magnesium transporter MRS2-D isoform X1, coding for MAARRRHVAAGAGAPAPAAGEWAAVTAGGGAAWALSPVEEVGTKQELMRRTGLPPRDLRALDPALSSAASASSCRPSAITGRDRAVVVNLDRARAVITASEVLVPSPRDPAVAPLVRELRARLALAASPTPAPSPSPPQHGMAVGMDGSISPSQASRGGEEAAGNGKDGEALGGGDKALPFEFRALEVCLEFACKSLEHETCTLEKEAYPALDELTSKVSTLNLERVRQIKSRLVAISGKVQKVRDELEHLLDDDMDMAALHLTEKLAYQSSRFDIDKEASELEDHSSRDEEGVEGGGGGDGDDETIAGGGSFSPNTDELEILLESYFVQIDGTLNSLSTLREYVEDTEDYINMMLDEKQNQLLQMGILLSTGTLVSSCAIAVTGVFGINVHISLYDSPASSAAFPCAAAGIVAGSLALYLAALLCYKRAGILQ
- the LOC107275769 gene encoding putative magnesium transporter MRS2-D isoform X2: MAARRRHVAAGAGAPAPAAGEWAAVTAGGGAAWALSPVEEVGTKQELMRRTGLPPRDLRALDPALSSAASASSCRPSAITGRDRAVVVNLDRARAVITASEVLVPSPRDPAVAPLVRELRARLALAASPTPAPSPSPPQHGMAVGMDGSISPSQASRGGEEAAGNGKDGEALGGGDKALPFEFRALEVCLEFACKSLEHETCTLEKEAYPALDELTSKVSTLNLERVRQIKSRLVAISGKVQKVRDELEHLLDDDMDMAALHLTEKLAYQSSRFDIDKEASELEDHSRDEEGVEGGGGGDGDDETIAGGGSFSPNTDELEILLESYFVQIDGTLNSLSTLREYVEDTEDYINMMLDEKQNQLLQMGILLSTGTLVSSCAIAVTGVFGINVHISLYDSPASSAAFPCAAAGIVAGSLALYLAALLCYKRAGILQ
- the LOC4335870 gene encoding uncharacterized protein At4g26450 isoform X2; protein product: MQYHQGGSRMPPFARGGAYSRGYKQLYAPPQQQPPPQDKHEVLMEAGRLAAEYLVAKGVLPPASLQRRGVGGGGWVQLPPPPPPPPPPQGTLAFYGAQNGRRRLDDDDDGNPNPRSRRTRGGENNNDDSSSSYNGRGKRKFGAYSRHSDWGRDKGRSRGNSDSRSYDDEDDDGPPGYRRERRGGGRFDDAGSSMSGVAASKTEAMGESELEDTGSKVGSSSNFRKDVDPPQEVEGVDKLNKINEESNPSNSEVVEQMTNGESTSNNASCIVIDEEQTKAKYLPVPSDDKVSDEKPDDSSVLNEKIEDDETLAEKAEDDKTSDERVPGVKNNLRDDCNNLLSYCSYPNVPTRRRSIVAHRNAAPAHREVAVAEQIDLVSSEDETHMATDVTGHGSSLTNTQEGNKDGLACLEHTDTSTTCNQMVEPVRFQTEETQIGTDDLRGQKNIEQHYAVHESREENMLPPKVGVQQQVEEGMQIYNVDTPPQDEDLIASADKEKVAGVALLPSIKAEAVVAKEEDKFGQSSSFKICDLNLVGSPEVAELRNDPGLGQFSTAGCSMEPQNQQQEFRNTGNSADDTNMHAQIPLHNKVVQVIDLEDDSPIEAGACDTSKANT
- the LOC4335870 gene encoding uncharacterized protein At4g26450 isoform X1; amino-acid sequence: MQYHQGGSRMPPFARGGAYSRGYKQLYAPPQQQPPPQDKHEVLMEAGRLAAEYLVAKGVLPPASLQRRGVGGGGWVQLPPPPPPPPPPQGTLAFYGAQNGRRRLDDDDDGNPNPRSRRTRGGENNNDDSSSSYNGRGKRKFGAYSRHSDWGRDKGRSRGNSDSRSYDDEDDDGPPGYRRERRGGGRFDDAGSSMSGVAASKTEAMGESELEDTGSKVGSSSNFRKDVDPPQEVEGVDKLNKINEESNPSNSEVVEQMTNGESTSNNASCIVIDEEQTKAKYLPVPSDDKVSDEKPDDSSVLNEKIEDDETLAEKAEDDKTSDERVPGVKNNLRDDCNNLLSYCSYPNVPTRRRSIVAHRNAAPAHREVAVAEQIDLVSSEDETHMATDVTGHGSSLTNTQEGNKDGLACLEHTDTSTTCNQMVEPVRFQTEETQIGTDDLRGQKNIEQHYAVHESREENMLPPKVGVQQQVEEGMQIYNVDTPPQDEDLIASADKEKVAGVALLPSIKAEAVVAKEEDKFGQSSSFKICDLNLVGSPEVAELRNDPGLGQFSTAGCSMEPQNQQQEFRNTGNSADDTNMHAQIPLHNKVVQVIDLEDDSPIEAGACDTSKAKEENMANPAVTTDVLPGIQDGYNFAISDYLGADIPCYQPMQTDLPNGMSLNDSEGITVMDDSIYGSLSDIGFMEVWDQQPQDYEKFF